A window from Carassius gibelio isolate Cgi1373 ecotype wild population from Czech Republic chromosome B3, carGib1.2-hapl.c, whole genome shotgun sequence encodes these proteins:
- the brd4 gene encoding bromodomain-containing protein 4 isoform X2 produces MDYKMHSKSNDLLDFQTLDALLEKIAHCSVPVKRESSEECNGISGALPVEPAPGSRLNEWCPAPPPPVPLPAIHPTIMGDGLDVVQMSGSSSSQGQPSSQASTVFNPNAPETNNPSRPKRQTNQLQYLLKVVLKSLWKHQFAWPFHSPVDAVKLNLPDYYKIIKNPMDMGTIKKRLENSFYINAQECIQDFNTMFTNCYIYNKPGDDIVLMAEALEKVFLHKISEMPQQEVELTTTAGKGRGRGRRDPDINLKIAPGLESSPTIPQTRGLSSLAPGPQMRGPPQGPPTLPPQPIMQALPPRVPPSLPMLPSLPTHPPLAPQLGPPFSMGPTDCNPQVPIMTVVPPPTQTALPPVLMQQSTPPILQSPIPMPHKQQRKSQKRKADTTTPTANDPLNESSPAESKSGKTLPRRDTTRPSKVSKKEAPDSQHHWTPLIGTPSPKQQEQLRYCSGIVKDMFAKKHAAYAWPFYKPVDVDALGLHDYHDIIKHPMDLSTIKDKLENRQYRDAQEFAADVRLMFSNCYKYNPPDHEVVAMARKLQDVFEMRFAKMPDEPEEMLAPAPAPVLHPAPVKTQPPMGTASSSDSSSDSSSESDSSTDDSEEERAQRLAELQEQLKAVHEQLAALSQPQATKPKKKEKEKKEKKKDKHKKKAGVMPALEEILDPPPTLKAPGKPKNKDPLPKKPKKLSKKEGGKGNRSMAPPGAAPPTLQPVVSLDPEEDLGLTGAAGMTGMPSGEKCKPMSYEEKRQLSLDINKLPGDKLGRVVHIIQSREPSLKNSNPDEIEIDFETLKPSTLRELERYVSSCLRKKKKPVSVPEKSMEAVSAAKTKGSSSESGSSSESSSSESEDSETGMASKLKKRGRGEGKKAHHQAVAPGMPQPQVPYQPQTPALQPSAQLKPQQQHPSPAAYIPPPVTALEPSQLLENPFDPLAHFVQPLMHLPHHANDSPSPAPPHLNAHPPGGPVSPETHPFLNQHPILTSPALHNALPQQPSRPSNRAAPLPPKPPQQSTPQQQPPQQTLPQQLQSQQPPQPQHHLPPHLLHPPQQMRQRPLSPPTLTPQGLFSSQPPQMLLEDDEEPVPSMPLPMYLQHLHPNRLQQQQQQQQPPTSLMQSLQSRPQQPGQQSLLQSVQVQSQMSQQSSLPPPQLPVQTQAQPSSQHQARHMQHSQQLSFSQGPVQTTQTQPSQHKVSMPSTKAQQIIQQHPPQHHSPRQHKSDSYNSAHMRDNPSPLMMHSPQMSQYALVHPSPPQVPKKEPQGPSALGGIKEEKLPPSPVMRGEPFSPALRQDPHKHPESKPTMPGHSQKADMKPLESSRPVIRSSEQSGPPPSMQDKEKFKQEPKTPVAPKKVQDVKLKNMGSWASLAQKSTSTPSSALKSSSDSFEQFRRVAREKEEREKALKAQAEQAEKDRLRREQEKLRGRDEEDSIETSRRPQEEPRRRQEQQQVQPPPQQHQTHTQAQTPAQPPSAPQPSQGPPQSPAASQSALDQQRELARRREQERRRREAMAATIDMNFQSDLMAIFEENLF; encoded by the exons AGAGTCCAGCGAGGAGTGCAATGGAATTAGCGGTGCTCTCCCTGTGGAGCCCGCGCCCGGCTCGAGACTGAACGAGTGGTGTCCTGCCCCACCCCCTCCCGTCCCTCTGCCCGCGATCCACCCCACCATTATGGGGGACGGCCTGGACGTAGTGCAGATGTCGGGGAGCAGCAGCAGTCAGGGGCAGCCATCGTCCCAGGCCTCTACCGTCTTCAATCCCAATGCCCCAGAAACCAATAACCCTTCCCGGCCCAAGCGCCAGACCAACCAGCTGCAGTACCTGCTGAAGGTGGTGCTGAAGTCTCTTTGGAAGCACCAGTTCGCTTGGCCTTTCCATTCTCCTGTTGACGCCGTTAAACTGAATCTGCCT GACTATTACAAGATAATCAAAAACCCTATGGACATGGGAACAATCAAGAAACGCCTAGAGAACAGTTTCTACATCAATGCCCAAGAATGTATTCAGGACTTCAACACCATGTTTACTAACTGCTATATTTACAATAAG CCTGGGGATGACATAGTCTTAATGGCAGAAGCACTGGAGAAGGTGTTCCTCCACAAGATTTCAGAGATGCCCCAGCAGGAGGTGGAGTTGACGACCACAGCTGGAAAGGGTCGTGGCCGGGGCAGGAGGGATCCAG ACATTAACCTGAAAATTGCACCTGGCCTGGAGTCTTCACCCACAATTCCTCAAACACGTGGCCTTTCTAGTCTTGCTCCTGGGCCACAAATGAGAGGACCACCACAAGGTCCACCTACTTTACCTCCCCAGCCTATCATGCAAGCCTTGCCCCCTCGAGTACCCCCTTCGCTCCCTATGCTCCCTTCGCTCCCTACACACCCTCCCCTTGCGCCTCAATTAGGGCCACCTTTTTCTATGGGCCCCACTGACTGCAACCCACAGGTCCCCATCATGACGGTTGTGCCTCCTCCAACCCAAACTGCCCTGCCGCCCGTGCTCATGCAACAGAGCACCCCTCCTATTCTACAAAGCCCCATCCCAATGCCTCACAAA CAGCAGAGAAAAAGTCAGAAAAGGAAAGCAGACACCACAACACCTACGGCAAACGACCCCCTGAACGAGTCCTCACCTGCTGAGTCGAAGTCAGGAAAGACTCTGCCACGCCGGGATACTACACGACCAAGCAAAGTATCCAAAAAGGAGGCACCGGACTCCCAGCACCATTGGACACCCCTCATTGGGACCCCCAGCCCCAAGCAACAAGAGCAGCTACGCTACTGCTCCGGCATTGTAAAAGACATGTTTGCTAAGAAGCATGCTGCATACGCTTGGCCCTTCTACAAGCCAGTGGATGTGGATgctctagggctgcacgattaccATGACATCATCAAACATCCCATGGACCTCAGCACTATTAAG GACAAGTTGGAAAACAGACAGTACAGAGATGCTCAGGAGTTTGCAGCAGATGTGCGGTTAATGTTCTCCAACTGTTATAAGTACAACCCTCCAGACCATGAAGTGGTGGCTATGGCACGCAAACTGCAG GATGTGTTTGAGATGCGTTTTGCTAAAATGCCCGATGAGCCAGAGGAAATGCTGGCACCCGCTCCTGCGCCAGTGCTCCACCCGGCTCCTGTCAAGACACAGCCTCCCATGGGCACGGCCTCGTCCTCTGACAGCTCCAGTGATTCCTCATCTGAATCGGACTCCTCCACGGACGACTCTGAAGAGGAGAGAGCCCAGAGGCTAGCAGAGCTCCAGGAGCAA CTGAAAGCGGTTCATGAGCAGCTGGCTGCCTTGTCCCAGCCTCAGGCCACCAAACCaaagaaaaaagagaaggaaaagaaggagaagaagaaagacaAGCACAAAAAGAAAGCGGGAGTCATGCCTGCACTTGAAGAGATCCTGGATCCACCTCCTACCCTCAAGGCTCCAGGAAAGCCTAAGAACAAGGATCCTCTTCCTAAGAAGCCCAAGAAGCTGAG CAAGAAGGAGGGAGGTAAGGGCAATCGCTCCATGGCTCCACCAGGTGCTGCTCCACCGACCCTGCAGCCTGTGGTGAGCCTGGATCCTGAGGAGGATCTGGGTCTGACTGGAGCAGCTGGAATGACAGGCATGCCTTCTGGAGAGAAATGTAAACCTATGTCCTATGAAGAAAAGAGACAGCTGAGCCTGGACATTAACAAGCTGCCTGGAGACAAGCTGGGCCGTGTGGTCCACATCATCCAGTCCCGTGAGCCGTCGCTTAAGAACTCCAACCCGGACGAGATTGAGATTGACTTTGAGACGTTAAAGCCTTCTACACTGCGGGAACTGGAGAGATACGTGTCGTCCTGCCTTCGCAAGAAGAAGAAGCCTGTCAGTG TTCCAGAGAAGTCCATGGAGGCAGTGAGTGCTGCAAAGACCAAAGGCTCATCGTCCGAGTCAGGCAGCAGCAGCGAGTCCAGCTCCTCAGAAAGTGAAGACTCTGAGACAG GGATGGCTTCTAAGCTGAAGAAGAGGGGGAGAGGAGAAGGAAAGAAGGCTCATCACCAGGCGGTGGCTCCAGGCATGCCTCAGCCGCAAGTTCCCTATCAACCCCAGACCCCTGCACTTCAGCCCAGTGCTCAGCTGAAGCCACAGCAGCAGCATCCCTCTCCCGCTGCTTACATACCTCCTCCCGTCACAGCTCTGGAGCCCTCGCAGCTCCTGGAAAACCCCTTCGACCCTCTGGCCCACTTTGTCCAGCCCCTCATGCACCTTCCCCACCATGCCAATGACTCGCCCTCCCCTGCGCCGCCTCACCTCAACGCTCACCCTCCAGGAGGCCCAGTGTCACCTGAGACGCACCCTTTCCTGAACCAGCACCCCATCCTCACATCCCCAG CTTTGCACAACGCATTGCCCCAGCAGCCTTCAAGGCCCAGTAATAGGGCAGCCCCGCTACCTCCTAAACCTCCGCAGCAAAGCACGCCCCAGCAGCAGCCGCCCCAGCAGACCCTGCCGCAGCAGCTCCAGTCCCAGCAACCCCCACAGCCCCAGCACCACCTCCCTCCTCACCTGCTGCATCCTCCCCAACAAATGCGCCAGCGGCCCCTCTCCCCACCCACGCTCACTCCCCAGGGCCTGTTCTCCTCCCAGCCCCCACAGATGCTGCTAGAGGACGACGAGGAGCCCGTTCCCTCCATGCCCCTGCCCATGTACCTGCAGCACCTGCATCCAAACcgcctgcagcagcagcagcagcagcagcagccaccGACATCACTAATGCAGTCTTTGCAGAGCAGGCCGCAGCAGCCGGGCCAGCAGTCTCTGCTGCAGTCGGTGCAGGTTCAGTCTCAGATGAGCCAGCAGAGCTCCTTGCCCCCACCGCAGCTTCCTGTTCAGACTCAAGCCCAGCCCTCCTCGCAGCATCAGGCCAGACACATGCAGCACTCGCAGCAGCTGAGCTTCTCTCAAGGCCCGGTGCAGACCACGCAAACGCAGCCTAGTCAACACAAAGTGTCCATGCCCTCCACGAAAGCACAGCAGATTATCCAGCAGCATCCACCGCAGCATCACTCTCCACGTCAACACAAGTCTGACTCCTATAACTCAG CACACATGCGAGATAACCCCTCCCCCCTCATGATGCATTCCCCTCAAATGTCACAGTACGCTTTAGTCCACCCGTCCCCTCCTCAGGTCCCCAAAAAG GAACCACAAGGTCCTTCAGCTTTGGGTGGCATTAAAGAAGAGAAGCTGCCTCCTTCACCTGTGATGCGTGGTGAGCCCTTCAGTCCAGCCTTGAGACAAGACCCTCACAAACACCCTGAGAGCAAACCCACAATGCCAGGCCACAGCCAGA AAGCAGATATGAAACCACTTGAAAGTTCCCGTCCTGTCATCCGCTCCTCTGAGCAGAGCGGTCCGCCGCCTTCCATGCAGGACAAAGAGAAATTCAAACAGGAGCCCAAAACTCCTGTGGCGCCTAAAAAGGTACAG GATGTGAAACTGAAGAACATGGGTTCCTGGGCGAGCCTGGCACAGAAGTCCACCTCCACTCCCTCGTCTGCTCTGAAGTCCTCAAGTGACAGCTTCGAACAGTTTCGACGTGTAGCCCGAGAGAAGGAAGAGCGAGAGAAAGCCCTGAAGGCCCAGGCCGAGCAAGCTGAGAAAGACCGTCTGCGGAGAGAACAAGAGAAACTTCG GGGACGGGATGAGGAGGACTCCATTGAGACATCCCGAAGGCCTCAGGAGGAGCCCCGCAGGCGGCAGGAGCAACAGCAGGTCCAGCCGCCGCCGCAGCAGCACCAAACTCACACCCAAGCCCAGACCCCGGCCCAACCGCCCTCGGCCCCGCAGCCTTCCCAGGGCCCGCCCCAGTCCCCCGCGGCTTCCCAGAGTGCACTTGACCAGCAGAGGGAGCTTGCGCGTCGCCGGGaacaggagaggaggaggagagaggcg ATGGCAGCTACTATTGACATGAATTTCCAAAGCGATTTGATGGCTATCTTTGAGGAGAACTTGTTCTGA
- the brd4 gene encoding bromodomain-containing protein 4 isoform X6, whose translation MDYKMHSKSNDLLDFQTLDALLEKIAHCSVPVKRESSEECNGISGALPVEPAPGSRLNEWCPAPPPPVPLPAIHPTIMGDGLDVVQMSGSSSSQGQPSSQASTVFNPNAPETNNPSRPKRQTNQLQYLLKVVLKSLWKHQFAWPFHSPVDAVKLNLPDYYKIIKNPMDMGTIKKRLENSFYINAQECIQDFNTMFTNCYIYNKPGDDIVLMAEALEKVFLHKISEMPQQEVELTTTAGKGRGRGRRDPDINLKIAPGLESSPTIPQTRGLSSLAPGPQMRGPPQGPPTLPPQPIMQALPPRVPPSLPMLPSLPTHPPLAPQLGPPFSMGPTDCNPQVPIMTVVPPPTQTALPPVLMQQSTPPILQSPIPMPHKQRKSQKRKADTTTPTANDPLNESSPAESKSGKTLPRRDTTRPSKVSKKEAPDSQHHWTPLIGTPSPKQQEQLRYCSGIVKDMFAKKHAAYAWPFYKPVDVDALGLHDYHDIIKHPMDLSTIKDKLENRQYRDAQEFAADVRLMFSNCYKYNPPDHEVVAMARKLQDVFEMRFAKMPDEPEEMLAPAPAPVLHPAPVKTQPPMGTASSSDSSSDSSSESDSSTDDSEEERAQRLAELQEQLKAVHEQLAALSQPQATKPKKKEKEKKEKKKDKHKKKAGVMPALEEILDPPPTLKAPGKPKNKDPLPKKPKKLSKKEGGKGNRSMAPPGAAPPTLQPVVSLDPEEDLGLTGAAGMTGMPSGEKCKPMSYEEKRQLSLDINKLPGDKLGRVVHIIQSREPSLKNSNPDEIEIDFETLKPSTLRELERYVSSCLRKKKKPVSVPEKSMEAVSAAKTKGSSSESGSSSESSSSESEDSETGMASKLKKRGRGEGKKAHHQAVAPGMPQPQVPYQPQTPALQPSAQLKPQQQHPSPAAYIPPPVTALEPSQLLENPFDPLAHFVQPLMHLPHHANDSPSPAPPHLNAHPPGGPVSPETHPFLNQHPILTSPALHNALPQQPSRPSNRAAPLPPKPPQQSTPQQQPPQQTLPQQLQSQQPPQPQHHLPPHLLHPPQQMRQRPLSPPTLTPQGLFSSQPPQMLLEDDEEPVPSMPLPMYLQHLHPNRLQQQQQQQQPPTSLMQSLQSRPQQPGQQSLLQSVQVQSQMSQQSSLPPPQLPVQTQAQPSSQHQARHMQHSQQLSFSQGPVQTTQTQPSQHKVSMPSTKAQQIIQQHPPQHHSPRQHKSDSYNSAHMRDNPSPLMMHSPQMSQYALVHPSPPQVPKKEPQGPSALGGIKEEKLPPSPVMRGEPFSPALRQDPHKHPESKPTMPGHSQKADMKPLESSRPVIRSSEQSGPPPSMQDKEKFKQEPKTPVAPKKVQDVKLKNMGSWASLAQKSTSTPSSALKSSSDSFEQFRRVAREKEEREKALKAQAEQAEKDRLRREQEKLRGRDEEDSIETSRRPQEEPRRRQEQQQVQPPPQQHQTHTQAQTPAQPPSAPQPSQGPPQSPAASQSALDQQRELARRREQERRRREAMAATIDMNFQSDLMAIFEENLF comes from the exons AGAGTCCAGCGAGGAGTGCAATGGAATTAGCGGTGCTCTCCCTGTGGAGCCCGCGCCCGGCTCGAGACTGAACGAGTGGTGTCCTGCCCCACCCCCTCCCGTCCCTCTGCCCGCGATCCACCCCACCATTATGGGGGACGGCCTGGACGTAGTGCAGATGTCGGGGAGCAGCAGCAGTCAGGGGCAGCCATCGTCCCAGGCCTCTACCGTCTTCAATCCCAATGCCCCAGAAACCAATAACCCTTCCCGGCCCAAGCGCCAGACCAACCAGCTGCAGTACCTGCTGAAGGTGGTGCTGAAGTCTCTTTGGAAGCACCAGTTCGCTTGGCCTTTCCATTCTCCTGTTGACGCCGTTAAACTGAATCTGCCT GACTATTACAAGATAATCAAAAACCCTATGGACATGGGAACAATCAAGAAACGCCTAGAGAACAGTTTCTACATCAATGCCCAAGAATGTATTCAGGACTTCAACACCATGTTTACTAACTGCTATATTTACAATAAG CCTGGGGATGACATAGTCTTAATGGCAGAAGCACTGGAGAAGGTGTTCCTCCACAAGATTTCAGAGATGCCCCAGCAGGAGGTGGAGTTGACGACCACAGCTGGAAAGGGTCGTGGCCGGGGCAGGAGGGATCCAG ACATTAACCTGAAAATTGCACCTGGCCTGGAGTCTTCACCCACAATTCCTCAAACACGTGGCCTTTCTAGTCTTGCTCCTGGGCCACAAATGAGAGGACCACCACAAGGTCCACCTACTTTACCTCCCCAGCCTATCATGCAAGCCTTGCCCCCTCGAGTACCCCCTTCGCTCCCTATGCTCCCTTCGCTCCCTACACACCCTCCCCTTGCGCCTCAATTAGGGCCACCTTTTTCTATGGGCCCCACTGACTGCAACCCACAGGTCCCCATCATGACGGTTGTGCCTCCTCCAACCCAAACTGCCCTGCCGCCCGTGCTCATGCAACAGAGCACCCCTCCTATTCTACAAAGCCCCATCCCAATGCCTCACAAA CAGAGAAAAAGTCAGAAAAGGAAAGCAGACACCACAACACCTACGGCAAACGACCCCCTGAACGAGTCCTCACCTGCTGAGTCGAAGTCAGGAAAGACTCTGCCACGCCGGGATACTACACGACCAAGCAAAGTATCCAAAAAGGAGGCACCGGACTCCCAGCACCATTGGACACCCCTCATTGGGACCCCCAGCCCCAAGCAACAAGAGCAGCTACGCTACTGCTCCGGCATTGTAAAAGACATGTTTGCTAAGAAGCATGCTGCATACGCTTGGCCCTTCTACAAGCCAGTGGATGTGGATgctctagggctgcacgattaccATGACATCATCAAACATCCCATGGACCTCAGCACTATTAAG GACAAGTTGGAAAACAGACAGTACAGAGATGCTCAGGAGTTTGCAGCAGATGTGCGGTTAATGTTCTCCAACTGTTATAAGTACAACCCTCCAGACCATGAAGTGGTGGCTATGGCACGCAAACTGCAG GATGTGTTTGAGATGCGTTTTGCTAAAATGCCCGATGAGCCAGAGGAAATGCTGGCACCCGCTCCTGCGCCAGTGCTCCACCCGGCTCCTGTCAAGACACAGCCTCCCATGGGCACGGCCTCGTCCTCTGACAGCTCCAGTGATTCCTCATCTGAATCGGACTCCTCCACGGACGACTCTGAAGAGGAGAGAGCCCAGAGGCTAGCAGAGCTCCAGGAGCAA CTGAAAGCGGTTCATGAGCAGCTGGCTGCCTTGTCCCAGCCTCAGGCCACCAAACCaaagaaaaaagagaaggaaaagaaggagaagaagaaagacaAGCACAAAAAGAAAGCGGGAGTCATGCCTGCACTTGAAGAGATCCTGGATCCACCTCCTACCCTCAAGGCTCCAGGAAAGCCTAAGAACAAGGATCCTCTTCCTAAGAAGCCCAAGAAGCTGAG CAAGAAGGAGGGAGGTAAGGGCAATCGCTCCATGGCTCCACCAGGTGCTGCTCCACCGACCCTGCAGCCTGTGGTGAGCCTGGATCCTGAGGAGGATCTGGGTCTGACTGGAGCAGCTGGAATGACAGGCATGCCTTCTGGAGAGAAATGTAAACCTATGTCCTATGAAGAAAAGAGACAGCTGAGCCTGGACATTAACAAGCTGCCTGGAGACAAGCTGGGCCGTGTGGTCCACATCATCCAGTCCCGTGAGCCGTCGCTTAAGAACTCCAACCCGGACGAGATTGAGATTGACTTTGAGACGTTAAAGCCTTCTACACTGCGGGAACTGGAGAGATACGTGTCGTCCTGCCTTCGCAAGAAGAAGAAGCCTGTCAGTG TTCCAGAGAAGTCCATGGAGGCAGTGAGTGCTGCAAAGACCAAAGGCTCATCGTCCGAGTCAGGCAGCAGCAGCGAGTCCAGCTCCTCAGAAAGTGAAGACTCTGAGACAG GGATGGCTTCTAAGCTGAAGAAGAGGGGGAGAGGAGAAGGAAAGAAGGCTCATCACCAGGCGGTGGCTCCAGGCATGCCTCAGCCGCAAGTTCCCTATCAACCCCAGACCCCTGCACTTCAGCCCAGTGCTCAGCTGAAGCCACAGCAGCAGCATCCCTCTCCCGCTGCTTACATACCTCCTCCCGTCACAGCTCTGGAGCCCTCGCAGCTCCTGGAAAACCCCTTCGACCCTCTGGCCCACTTTGTCCAGCCCCTCATGCACCTTCCCCACCATGCCAATGACTCGCCCTCCCCTGCGCCGCCTCACCTCAACGCTCACCCTCCAGGAGGCCCAGTGTCACCTGAGACGCACCCTTTCCTGAACCAGCACCCCATCCTCACATCCCCAG CTTTGCACAACGCATTGCCCCAGCAGCCTTCAAGGCCCAGTAATAGGGCAGCCCCGCTACCTCCTAAACCTCCGCAGCAAAGCACGCCCCAGCAGCAGCCGCCCCAGCAGACCCTGCCGCAGCAGCTCCAGTCCCAGCAACCCCCACAGCCCCAGCACCACCTCCCTCCTCACCTGCTGCATCCTCCCCAACAAATGCGCCAGCGGCCCCTCTCCCCACCCACGCTCACTCCCCAGGGCCTGTTCTCCTCCCAGCCCCCACAGATGCTGCTAGAGGACGACGAGGAGCCCGTTCCCTCCATGCCCCTGCCCATGTACCTGCAGCACCTGCATCCAAACcgcctgcagcagcagcagcagcagcagcagccaccGACATCACTAATGCAGTCTTTGCAGAGCAGGCCGCAGCAGCCGGGCCAGCAGTCTCTGCTGCAGTCGGTGCAGGTTCAGTCTCAGATGAGCCAGCAGAGCTCCTTGCCCCCACCGCAGCTTCCTGTTCAGACTCAAGCCCAGCCCTCCTCGCAGCATCAGGCCAGACACATGCAGCACTCGCAGCAGCTGAGCTTCTCTCAAGGCCCGGTGCAGACCACGCAAACGCAGCCTAGTCAACACAAAGTGTCCATGCCCTCCACGAAAGCACAGCAGATTATCCAGCAGCATCCACCGCAGCATCACTCTCCACGTCAACACAAGTCTGACTCCTATAACTCAG CACACATGCGAGATAACCCCTCCCCCCTCATGATGCATTCCCCTCAAATGTCACAGTACGCTTTAGTCCACCCGTCCCCTCCTCAGGTCCCCAAAAAG GAACCACAAGGTCCTTCAGCTTTGGGTGGCATTAAAGAAGAGAAGCTGCCTCCTTCACCTGTGATGCGTGGTGAGCCCTTCAGTCCAGCCTTGAGACAAGACCCTCACAAACACCCTGAGAGCAAACCCACAATGCCAGGCCACAGCCAGA AAGCAGATATGAAACCACTTGAAAGTTCCCGTCCTGTCATCCGCTCCTCTGAGCAGAGCGGTCCGCCGCCTTCCATGCAGGACAAAGAGAAATTCAAACAGGAGCCCAAAACTCCTGTGGCGCCTAAAAAGGTACAG GATGTGAAACTGAAGAACATGGGTTCCTGGGCGAGCCTGGCACAGAAGTCCACCTCCACTCCCTCGTCTGCTCTGAAGTCCTCAAGTGACAGCTTCGAACAGTTTCGACGTGTAGCCCGAGAGAAGGAAGAGCGAGAGAAAGCCCTGAAGGCCCAGGCCGAGCAAGCTGAGAAAGACCGTCTGCGGAGAGAACAAGAGAAACTTCG GGGACGGGATGAGGAGGACTCCATTGAGACATCCCGAAGGCCTCAGGAGGAGCCCCGCAGGCGGCAGGAGCAACAGCAGGTCCAGCCGCCGCCGCAGCAGCACCAAACTCACACCCAAGCCCAGACCCCGGCCCAACCGCCCTCGGCCCCGCAGCCTTCCCAGGGCCCGCCCCAGTCCCCCGCGGCTTCCCAGAGTGCACTTGACCAGCAGAGGGAGCTTGCGCGTCGCCGGGaacaggagaggaggaggagagaggcg ATGGCAGCTACTATTGACATGAATTTCCAAAGCGATTTGATGGCTATCTTTGAGGAGAACTTGTTCTGA